The Comamonas sp. GB3 AK4-5 genome includes a region encoding these proteins:
- a CDS encoding CaiB/BaiF CoA transferase family protein has protein sequence MNSSSPLQPLAGIRVLDLSRVLAGPMCAMALADFGADVIKVEHPARGDDTRDWGVRVGSRNTSYFNSANRNKRSITLDLQSETGLQLARELAQQCDVVVQNFKVGGAEKLGLGYEQLSALNPRLVYCSISGYSRSGSEAQRPGYDLVVQGESGIMAMNGEAGQGPLKFGVAAVDMFTGMYSAQAILAALLERERSGRGRHVQMALYDCGLMITSYYGMEALLKAGDPPKFGNAHPSIVPYGVFEAADGPLVITVGNNGQFVRFCQEVIHQPDWATDARFATNVARSAHRTTLMPLIEAALRRFTRAELLDKLRAAQIPCGEVFGLLEALTSARTREAGLLHEFDDSEAGPQAVLAPPYAMDGQRLPVRRPPPHQGQHTDEVLHELLGMAPDAVAALRSQQII, from the coding sequence ATGAACAGCTCCTCCCCTCTTCAACCCCTGGCCGGCATTCGCGTGCTGGACCTCTCCCGCGTGCTGGCCGGCCCCATGTGTGCCATGGCGCTGGCCGACTTTGGTGCCGATGTGATCAAGGTCGAACACCCCGCCCGTGGCGACGACACCCGCGACTGGGGCGTGCGCGTGGGTTCACGCAACACCTCCTACTTCAACAGTGCCAACCGCAACAAGCGCTCCATCACGCTGGACCTGCAGTCCGAAACCGGCCTCCAGCTGGCGCGCGAGCTGGCCCAGCAATGCGATGTGGTGGTGCAGAACTTCAAGGTCGGTGGCGCCGAAAAACTGGGCCTGGGCTATGAGCAGCTTTCGGCGCTGAACCCGCGCCTGGTGTATTGCTCCATCTCCGGCTACAGCCGCAGCGGCAGCGAGGCCCAGCGCCCCGGCTATGACCTGGTGGTACAGGGAGAGAGCGGCATCATGGCCATGAATGGCGAGGCCGGCCAGGGGCCGCTGAAGTTCGGCGTGGCGGCGGTGGACATGTTCACCGGCATGTATTCCGCCCAGGCCATTCTGGCCGCCTTGCTGGAGCGCGAACGCAGCGGCCGTGGCCGCCATGTGCAAATGGCGCTGTACGACTGCGGGCTGATGATCACCAGCTACTACGGCATGGAAGCGCTGCTGAAAGCGGGCGACCCGCCCAAGTTCGGCAATGCCCACCCCTCCATCGTGCCCTATGGGGTGTTCGAGGCGGCCGATGGCCCCCTGGTGATCACCGTGGGCAACAACGGCCAGTTTGTGCGCTTTTGCCAGGAAGTGATTCATCAGCCAGACTGGGCCACGGACGCGCGTTTTGCCACCAATGTGGCCCGCTCCGCCCACCGCACGACCTTGATGCCCTTGATTGAAGCGGCGCTGCGCCGCTTCACCCGTGCCGAGCTGCTGGACAAGCTGCGCGCGGCCCAGATTCCCTGCGGCGAAGTGTTCGGCCTGCTGGAGGCATTGACCTCGGCGCGCACCCGCGAGGCCGGCCTGCTGCACGAGTTTGACGACAGCGAAGCCGGCCCCCAGGCCGTGCTGGCGCCGCCCTATGCCATGGATGGCCAGCGCCTGCCCGTGCGCCGTCCGCCACCCCATCAGGGCCAGCACACCGACGAGGTGCTGCACGAGCTGCTGGGCATGGCACCCGACGCCGTGGCCGCGCTGCGCAGCCAACAGATCATCTGA
- a CDS encoding LysR family transcriptional regulator — translation MDVNALGLLVEIIDAGNLSRAAARLGMSRANVSHRLSQFERALGQQLLRRTTRQIEPTELGRRLYEHGRSIRHELLAADESVAALGQALQGRVRLSVPSGYGQLTMAAWLTDFMRNYPGIALEVIFDNAIEDLMEGRVDCAVRVMNDPPEHLVARHLGPVQYVACATPACLALWGRPGTLQELLRLPLIASGLTEQKLRMAGLQTLGQGDAALSMRLVSPNFYFLREALLQGLGIGLVPDYMVRESIAQGALQALDLPMGSLDFLATHKYLLYMPTRFQTRAIQTLTQYLHERALADGG, via the coding sequence ATGGATGTGAACGCCCTGGGCCTGCTGGTGGAGATCATCGACGCCGGCAATCTGAGCCGTGCTGCTGCCCGCTTGGGCATGAGCCGCGCCAATGTGAGCCACAGGCTGAGCCAGTTCGAGCGGGCGCTGGGCCAGCAGCTGCTGCGCCGCACCACTCGCCAGATCGAGCCTACGGAGCTGGGCCGCAGGCTGTACGAGCATGGCCGCAGCATCCGCCATGAACTGCTGGCGGCCGATGAATCCGTGGCCGCTTTGGGCCAGGCCCTGCAGGGCCGGGTGCGGTTGAGTGTGCCCAGCGGCTATGGCCAGCTGACCATGGCGGCCTGGCTGACCGACTTTATGCGCAACTACCCCGGCATTGCCCTGGAGGTGATCTTCGACAACGCCATCGAAGACCTGATGGAGGGCCGCGTGGACTGCGCCGTGCGCGTGATGAATGACCCGCCCGAGCACCTGGTGGCGCGCCATCTGGGACCGGTGCAATACGTGGCCTGCGCCACGCCGGCCTGCCTGGCGCTGTGGGGGCGACCGGGCACGCTGCAGGAGCTGCTGCGCCTGCCCTTGATTGCCTCGGGACTGACGGAGCAAAAACTGCGCATGGCGGGGCTGCAGACCCTGGGTCAGGGCGATGCCGCGCTGTCCATGCGACTGGTGTCACCCAATTTCTACTTTCTGCGCGAGGCCTTGCTGCAAGGCCTGGGCATAGGCCTGGTGCCCGACTACATGGTGCGCGAATCCATTGCCCAGGGCGCGCTGCAGGCACTGGACCTGCCCATGGGCAGCCTGGACTTTCTGGCCACGCACAAGTATTTGCTCTACATGCCCACGCGCTTTCAGACCCGCGCCATCCAGACGCTGACCCAGTATCTGCACGAGCGCGCGCTGGCCGATGGTGGTTGA
- a CDS encoding class II aldolase/adducin family protein: MCPSPSAAADPSSLSSVQRYVSPEEWQLRVDLAACYRLVALYGWSDLVFTHISARLPGPEHHFLINPYGLMFDEITASSLVKVDMQCNKLMDSPYPVNPAGFVIHSAVHAAREDVQCVLHTHTRAGVAVSAQRHGVLPISQQSTFVLASLAYHDYEGVAFREDEQPRLQADLGSANFLMLRNHGLLTCGHSIADAFLSMYTFEAACKIQIDALAGGRELTQVNPAILQGVAQALKVQTGGLGGAFVWPALLRKLDRIDPGYAL, from the coding sequence ATGTGCCCATCCCCGTCGGCCGCGGCCGATCCCTCCAGCCTCTCCAGCGTGCAGCGGTACGTCAGTCCTGAGGAATGGCAGCTGCGCGTCGACCTGGCGGCCTGCTACCGCTTGGTGGCCCTGTATGGCTGGAGCGATCTGGTCTTCACCCACATCAGCGCGCGCCTGCCGGGGCCGGAACACCATTTTTTGATCAATCCCTATGGGCTGATGTTCGACGAGATCACGGCCTCCTCCCTGGTCAAGGTGGACATGCAGTGCAACAAGCTGATGGATTCGCCCTACCCGGTGAACCCGGCCGGTTTTGTCATCCACAGCGCCGTGCATGCGGCGCGTGAGGACGTGCAATGCGTGCTGCACACCCATACGCGTGCCGGCGTGGCCGTGAGCGCGCAGCGGCATGGTGTGCTGCCCATCAGCCAGCAAAGCACCTTTGTGCTGGCCTCGCTGGCCTACCACGACTATGAGGGCGTGGCCTTTCGCGAAGACGAGCAGCCGCGCCTGCAGGCCGACCTGGGCAGCGCCAATTTTCTGATGCTGCGCAACCATGGACTGCTGACCTGCGGGCACAGCATTGCCGATGCGTTTTTGTCCATGTACACCTTTGAGGCGGCCTGCAAGATCCAGATCGATGCCCTGGCCGGCGGCAGAGAGCTGACGCAGGTGAATCCCGCCATCTTGCAGGGCGTGGCCCAGGCGCTCAAGGTGCAGACCGGGGGCCTGGGCGGGGCCTTTGTCTGGCCAGCGCTGCTGCGCAAGCTGGATCGCATCGATCCTGGCTACGCGCTTTAA
- a CDS encoding bile acid:sodium symporter family protein encodes MDENQLLNALMFGVLALVMFGLGLSLTWDDFSRLLRYPRAVVVALGLQIVALPLLCFGLVTGLGLPAVFAIGLMLLAASPGGISANLFSHLFGGNVAMNISLTALNTVLSVVSMPLIINWSIAHFAQAGQIVPVQFSKLVEVVGIVLVPVALGMLAARRAPGFAARMHRPVKAFSMLVLAAVALLAMGKEWRALVASFGEIGPAVVLFNLCSLAVGYGLSRASRLDKPICIAVAFEIGIHNSTLAIFIALTVLGSYPLALPAAVYSVVMYLTAPVFGYLVGRPDGGRPQQA; translated from the coding sequence ATGGACGAGAACCAACTGTTGAATGCCTTGATGTTCGGCGTACTGGCTCTGGTGATGTTCGGCCTGGGTTTGTCGCTGACATGGGATGATTTTTCGCGCCTTCTGCGCTATCCACGGGCCGTGGTCGTGGCCCTGGGCCTGCAAATCGTGGCATTGCCGCTGCTGTGCTTTGGCCTGGTGACGGGCTTGGGACTGCCTGCGGTGTTCGCCATAGGGCTGATGCTGCTGGCCGCCTCACCCGGGGGCATCTCGGCCAATCTGTTCTCCCACCTTTTCGGTGGCAATGTGGCGATGAACATCTCGCTGACGGCGCTCAACACCGTGCTGTCGGTGGTGAGCATGCCCTTGATCATCAACTGGAGCATTGCCCATTTCGCGCAGGCCGGCCAGATCGTGCCCGTGCAATTTTCCAAGCTGGTGGAGGTTGTGGGCATTGTGCTGGTTCCCGTCGCGCTGGGCATGCTGGCGGCGCGGCGAGCACCGGGCTTTGCTGCACGCATGCACCGTCCGGTCAAGGCCTTCAGCATGCTGGTGCTGGCGGCCGTGGCCTTGCTGGCCATGGGCAAGGAATGGCGCGCGCTGGTGGCATCGTTTGGTGAGATCGGGCCTGCCGTGGTCCTGTTCAATCTGTGCAGCCTGGCGGTCGGCTACGGCCTGAGCCGCGCCAGCAGGCTGGACAAGCCGATCTGCATTGCCGTGGCTTTCGAGATCGGCATCCACAACTCGACATTGGCTATCTTCATCGCCTTGACCGTGCTGGGCAGCTACCCGCTGGCCTTGCCTGCAGCGGTGTATTCGGTGGTCATGTACCTGACAGCGCCGGTGTTTGGCTATCTGGTGGGGCGCCCGGACGGGGGCAGGCCTCAGCAGGCCTGA